In Rhodococcus sp. OK302, one genomic interval encodes:
- a CDS encoding amino acid ABC transporter ATP-binding protein, with the protein MTPMVKAEQVCKNFGALEVLKGISLEIDRGQVLCLVGPSGSGKSTFLRCINHLEQVNAGRLYVDGDLVGYSEKNGKLYELHPRAAAKQRRDIGMVFQHFNLFPHRTALENIIEAPTQVKRISKKKAVERAKDLLDQVGLSAKANAYPAQLSGGQQQRVAIARALAMDPKLMLFDEPTSALDPELVGEVLAVMKQLAKDGMTMVVVTHEMGFAREVADQLVFMDGGVVVESGEPRELLANPKQDRTKAFLSNLL; encoded by the coding sequence ATGACACCGATGGTGAAAGCGGAGCAGGTCTGCAAGAACTTCGGCGCGCTCGAAGTTCTCAAAGGCATTTCGCTCGAAATCGATCGCGGGCAGGTGCTTTGCCTTGTCGGACCGTCCGGATCAGGCAAGTCGACATTCCTTCGATGCATCAATCACCTCGAGCAGGTCAATGCCGGGCGTCTGTACGTCGATGGTGATCTGGTCGGCTATTCCGAGAAGAACGGCAAGCTCTACGAACTTCATCCGCGAGCTGCTGCCAAACAACGCCGCGATATCGGCATGGTGTTCCAGCATTTCAACTTGTTCCCGCATCGGACGGCACTCGAGAACATCATCGAAGCGCCCACCCAGGTGAAGAGGATCAGCAAGAAGAAGGCCGTCGAGCGCGCCAAGGATCTCCTCGATCAGGTCGGCTTGAGCGCCAAGGCCAATGCGTACCCGGCGCAGTTGTCCGGCGGACAGCAACAGCGAGTCGCGATCGCGCGCGCTCTGGCGATGGACCCGAAGCTGATGTTGTTCGACGAGCCGACATCAGCGCTCGACCCGGAACTGGTCGGTGAGGTACTCGCGGTCATGAAACAACTTGCCAAGGACGGCATGACGATGGTCGTCGTCACCCACGAGATGGGTTTCGCCCGCGAAGTTGCCGATCAACTGGTGTTCATGGACGGCGGCGTCGTCGTCGAATCGGGAGAGCCGCGCGAGCTACTCGCCAATCCGAAGCAAGATCGCACCAAGGCGTTCCTGTCGAATCTGCTGTAA